A region of the Desulfobacter postgatei 2ac9 genome:
TTGACATTGGCGAAGATGCAAGGGCCGTGGTCCTAAGCGTCCCCGAAGGCGAGGATAAGCCGTTAAAATATCCGCTTATGTTCCAGGTGGCCGATGCTGCCATTTTAAATAAAATAGATCTGTTGCCCTATCTGGATTTTGATGCGGCCCTGGCCGTGGAAAATATGGGTAAGGTGCATCCGGGCATGCCGGTGTTTGAACTTTCCGCCAAGACCCGGGAAGGCATGGAGCCATGGCTTGCATGGCTGCGCACCAAGGTGAAGGAAAAACTCGGATAATCGCGAAGGTGCCGGGGCAATGCCATAAAGTTAAGATAGTTTCAGAATTAAAACCACGAAGTTCACGAAGTTTGGTACTCTAATATCTTCGTGAACTTCATCTCCTTCGTGGTAAAATAAAGGTTTAAAATTTTTCTTTTTTTGGGGGCAAATTATGGGTCTAAAAAAAATGGCATTTGCCGGATCATGGTATCCGGGATCAGCTGACCAGTGCCGGTCTGCTCTTGAACGGTTTAACGATGATCTTAGAGCAGAAGCAGATACAAAAACTTTGAATAATCCTGTGGCGGGCATTGTTCCCCATGCAGGCTGGATTTACTCGGGGAAATTGGCCTGCCGGGTGTTCGCGGCACTGGCCCATGGCCGCCGGGCTGTGGAGACCATTGTTCTTTTCGGGGTTCACATGCATGCCGATTCCCCGTCCTTTGTTCTGGACTGCACAGCCGTTGATACCCCTTTGGGCGCCATTGAAATTGATAAGGCGTTCACAGGTCGGCTGGTTAAGCAAGCCGCCGCCGCAAATGTTGACCTGAAGCAATTGACACCCGCACGATTCCCCGAAGAAAACACCCTGGAACTGCAATATCCTTTTATAAAATATTTTTTCCCAAAAGCCCGGATTGTGGTGTGTGCCGTGCCGCCTTCGGATGCGGCGCAAGCATTGGGGATAATCGTAGTTGAGGTTGCACAAGAGTTGGACCGCTCCGTGGCGGTGGTAGGTTCCACCGACATGACCCATTACGGGCCGCGATTCGGATTTGAACCGGCTGGATCAGGCAAGGCTGCATTTGATTGGGTTGCAAAGGAAAATGACGCGGCCGCCATTAAGGCGTTAACAGCCATGGATGAAAAGCAGATTATTCACCAGGGACTGTCGCGCCATAACATGTGCTGTGCCGGTGCAGCGTGTGCGGCTGTGGCTGCTGCAAAAAAAATGGGCGCAGTCAAAGGTGTCTGCCTTGACTACGCCTCAAGTTTCGATCCGTTGGAGCCCACCTCTGATTTTGTGGGATATTGCGGCATGATTTTTGGTGCATAGACGTTCATGCAATGGCTCTTAACCTTTGCCACTTGAACCCAAAAAACCTGAGATCCCTTCTCCACGAGTGGCCACCCCTTTCTTTATATGCGTATTCTTCCCGTTCTTAAAGCCGTTCTTGTATGCACTCGATGAAGGTCGATGTTTACCATAATATTGTTTGGTTCTTTTGGGGAAAATTCGAGACACTTCAACTTGATTCTTAATGCGATTTTGTTCTACCAATGCTTTTACCGTGCTTACAGGCAAACGTCTATCATCGTTTAATTCAATCTGAGAGCTTTCAAGCATTTTTTCATGATTATTCTCAATCCCTTTAATGAAACCCATATCGAAAGAAACTTTATCATCTCGTCCGGCCTTATGTTTCTTTCGATATTCCTGCCAAAGGGTCTGAGCTGTATCAAATAGGAAATGATAAACATATTCAGCTACCTTGATCGCCTCTTTTTTCCCCACGATGACAACACTTCTATATTCGGCATCATCTTGGAAATCATAGGTGTAGGATGATATACAGGAAACATAATAATATTTCTGCAAGACAGACATGATCGCTTGCTGGATACTTTCAATGCGCTTTTTCTTATGGCAAATCGTGTGATATTTTATTTCCGGATTATCATTTTCGACCCTTTGAAGGTTATATTTGTTTAACAGATAGTTGGCTTTTCTAGAAGCTGCCTGGGCCTCTGCTTCGTTACTGGACTGCCCAAGGGCCATAAGCTTCTCAACTTTCGTTAACATCCTTTTCGCATCAGAGGGTAACTTGCCTTTGAAATCCTCCAGCTTTGCAGCATAGTCTTTGTTTGTAACAAAGGCTGGGTGAACGCCTAATTTTTTGCATGCTTTCTTAAAGTAGTTTCCATGTTTATCGGCATCATTATAAAAGTCAGTAACATATTGGTGTGCCATTTCATGTTTCAGGACTTCCAACACGATATCCCATGGTTCCGTCTTGATAAGATGCCTTGAAATCGAAATCGTCCTATGCCGGGGACTCCAATAACCATACGTCTGTTTGCCGGAAGATATATTGATTACCGGAGTTGTAAGGTTGATGCCATGTTGCCAACATATATTCTCATGTTCATTAAGAAGCCTTATCGCCCATTTGGTTTCAAGATTTTTCATTTGAATTTTATATATAACGTTTTGAATTCATCAGCACAAAATCCGGTTTATGCCTTCCCTGGCGCCAAGCGGCAGGCCGATTGCGCTCTGGCAGACATTGTAATCCCTTGGGTTGATGCGTATCAAGGTTGAATGTAAGTTCCGGCCGGTTCGTTGGGATTTATATCTTACCGTAGGTACGGCAAGGCCTGCCCCCATTTCAATAATGGCCAACTTTGCATTGAAGCTGTTGAGTTCTTCAAGCCATTTCTGCAAACGTGCCCCTTGTTCACTGGTACGGTGTGATATCCAGTTCCAGTCTCCAAACATTAAAATATTGGGGCGTGCCAGTCTTCCACAGTTTTTACATTTCGGCAACTGGCCT
Encoded here:
- a CDS encoding DUF2786 domain-containing protein; the protein is MKNLETKWAIRLLNEHENICWQHGINLTTPVINISSGKQTYGYWSPRHRTISISRHLIKTEPWDIVLEVLKHEMAHQYVTDFYNDADKHGNYFKKACKKLGVHPAFVTNKDYAAKLEDFKGKLPSDAKRMLTKVEKLMALGQSSNEAEAQAASRKANYLLNKYNLQRVENDNPEIKYHTICHKKKRIESIQQAIMSVLQKYYYVSCISSYTYDFQDDAEYRSVVIVGKKEAIKVAEYVYHFLFDTAQTLWQEYRKKHKAGRDDKVSFDMGFIKGIENNHEKMLESSQIELNDDRRLPVSTVKALVEQNRIKNQVEVSRIFPKRTKQYYGKHRPSSSAYKNGFKNGKNTHIKKGVATRGEGISGFLGSSGKG
- the amrB gene encoding AmmeMemoRadiSam system protein B: MGLKKMAFAGSWYPGSADQCRSALERFNDDLRAEADTKTLNNPVAGIVPHAGWIYSGKLACRVFAALAHGRRAVETIVLFGVHMHADSPSFVLDCTAVDTPLGAIEIDKAFTGRLVKQAAAANVDLKQLTPARFPEENTLELQYPFIKYFFPKARIVVCAVPPSDAAQALGIIVVEVAQELDRSVAVVGSTDMTHYGPRFGFEPAGSGKAAFDWVAKENDAAAIKALTAMDEKQIIHQGLSRHNMCCAGAACAAVAAAKKMGAVKGVCLDYASSFDPLEPTSDFVGYCGMIFGA